In Endozoicomonas sp. GU-1, one DNA window encodes the following:
- the zipA gene encoding cell division protein ZipA, with protein MSLRDWLILIGILVIVGVLADGYRRMRLARKRSSEISFGLEEVKGYDDDFSSELPNGGARPSAHKESTLKESFLKEGFAKKEPARPRVEPGFSGGDYFDGYPEEGIEEPPVYPESLRQRHRHPEEAERYTEQSDAGEKARVQRALDLDEPVPVLMNLDESQQPSRSKRPSSAEDHLHGGLSRTAGADRSVRSRETSRLDAEPEEFVGQPRAATSQGKAPIQERDVSARESSNPQKELNLGGREKAEKLQERPPASEVIVINVLAKGGGVFAGDQLMQSMLASGMRFGDMSIFHRYTNADDTGKILFSMANGVKPGTFTIDNLEATETPALSLFMSLPGPEKPMQAFALMEETARRLALDLGGELKDEQFSVMTQQTLEHCRQRIREYERKQLAKQPVH; from the coding sequence ATGAGTTTGCGAGATTGGCTGATACTCATAGGAATACTGGTAATCGTCGGCGTACTGGCCGACGGTTATCGCAGGATGCGATTGGCCAGAAAAAGGTCATCGGAAATCAGCTTTGGTCTGGAGGAAGTCAAAGGCTATGACGATGATTTTTCCAGTGAACTGCCCAATGGCGGTGCCCGGCCCAGTGCGCATAAAGAAAGCACTCTGAAAGAGAGCTTTCTGAAAGAAGGGTTTGCCAAAAAAGAGCCTGCCAGACCCCGTGTTGAGCCCGGGTTTTCCGGGGGCGACTATTTCGATGGTTACCCGGAAGAGGGTATTGAAGAACCGCCCGTGTACCCTGAATCCTTGAGACAGCGCCATCGTCACCCTGAAGAAGCGGAACGGTATACAGAGCAAAGCGACGCCGGGGAAAAAGCGAGAGTTCAAAGAGCGCTTGATCTGGATGAGCCTGTTCCGGTGCTGATGAATCTGGACGAGTCACAGCAACCCTCAAGAAGTAAACGCCCGTCGTCTGCTGAGGATCATTTACACGGAGGTCTCTCACGGACAGCAGGCGCTGACCGTTCTGTTCGCTCCCGTGAAACGTCCCGATTGGATGCTGAGCCGGAAGAGTTTGTTGGTCAGCCAAGAGCGGCAACCAGTCAGGGCAAGGCACCGATTCAGGAACGTGACGTTTCGGCCAGAGAGAGCTCCAACCCACAGAAAGAACTCAACCTGGGGGGGCGTGAGAAGGCAGAGAAGCTACAAGAGCGCCCGCCCGCCAGTGAAGTGATTGTGATCAATGTGCTGGCCAAAGGCGGCGGTGTTTTTGCCGGTGACCAGCTGATGCAGTCCATGCTGGCATCCGGCATGCGCTTTGGTGATATGTCGATCTTCCATCGATATACCAATGCCGATGATACCGGAAAAATTCTGTTCAGCATGGCCAACGGCGTAAAGCCGGGTACCTTTACCATTGATAATCTGGAAGCCACCGAGACACCGGCCCTGAGTCTGTTTATGAGTCTGCCTGGGCCGGAAAAACCCATGCAGGCCTTTGCCCTGATGGAAGAGACGGCCCGTCGTCTTGCCCTTGATCTGGGCGGTGAGCTGAAAGATGAGCAGTTCAGCGTGATGACTCAGCAGACCCTTGAACACTGTCGTCAGCGTATTCGTGAATATGAGCGCAAGCAGCTGGCGAAACAGCCGGTGCATTGA
- the smc gene encoding chromosome segregation protein SMC, producing the protein MKSPRIEQTLQHREERSKELSRDLEQVEHSWEEAREQLADDQQQLESFQEELIELEPELAMLQDQEADSGDVLTRAEEAMQRWQQEWDHFNQRSHEPKRTAEVEQSRIHHAEQVMGRLQEREGRLKEESAALGGTEDQEEMTLLSEKLTELELTAETVELRIEECVDAVEQQRDQVQNLTAELESNRDELSMVRGRHASLEALYQASLHQDTGTIEWLEQHQLNNHTRLMDKLQVDAGWERSVETVLGASLQAVCLDSLDPVADALGALEQGSLVLLEAGAGQQSTPSLSELPLLEDKVISGQEALSLLAGIYAADSLETALSLRAKLQAGESIITPDGIWLSSGWLRVNRGVDNNAGVLERQKEMDALGDKLTTLEESSLLLKEQLEGARAKLEQHETQREQLQKQLSELNRNQGEVRADLGARKVRLEQFSERRRRLEQELQEVREQYGLEQEVIGESRMRLQEALDHMEEDIGRREAMQEQREKLQARLEEVRHQARFDQERAHQLALRQQSINTQIASLKAAIERLSQQSTKLRERREFLRESMSESNSPEGDLREQLEEMLARRLEQEETMQQARMALEEVEQRIRAGEKVRHSAEQQAQKIREQLEKLRMDWQGMQVRRTTLAEQLKEDQFDLATVLENLPDDASEQQWEQELERIAARIERLGAINLAAIEEYETQSERKQYLDAQNDDLESALNTLENAIRKIDKETRQRFKMTFDKVNAGLQELFPRVFGGGQAYLALTGEDLLDTGVAIMAQPPGKKNSTIHLLSGGEKALTAIALVFAIFQLNPSPFCMLDEVDAPLDDANVGRYAKMVSEMSDKVQFVYITHNKIAMQAASQLVGVTMHEPGVSRPVSVDIEQAAAMAEL; encoded by the coding sequence ATGAAGTCACCCCGAATTGAACAGACCCTGCAGCACCGGGAAGAACGTTCCAAAGAGTTGAGTCGCGACCTTGAACAGGTGGAGCACAGCTGGGAAGAGGCCCGTGAACAGCTGGCGGATGATCAGCAACAACTGGAGTCTTTCCAGGAAGAACTGATCGAGCTGGAGCCGGAGCTGGCCATGCTGCAGGATCAGGAGGCGGACTCTGGTGATGTCCTGACCCGGGCAGAAGAGGCCATGCAGCGCTGGCAGCAGGAGTGGGATCATTTCAATCAGCGATCCCATGAACCAAAACGGACCGCTGAAGTTGAGCAGTCCCGCATCCATCATGCCGAGCAGGTGATGGGGCGTTTACAGGAGCGAGAAGGTCGCCTGAAAGAAGAGTCCGCCGCGCTTGGGGGAACTGAAGACCAGGAGGAGATGACGCTCCTGTCGGAAAAACTGACCGAACTGGAGTTGACCGCAGAAACCGTTGAACTGCGCATCGAAGAGTGTGTTGATGCAGTTGAGCAACAGCGTGATCAGGTACAGAACCTGACGGCGGAGCTGGAAAGCAACCGGGATGAACTCAGCATGGTGCGAGGGCGTCATGCTTCTCTGGAGGCTTTGTACCAGGCATCACTGCATCAGGATACGGGCACCATTGAGTGGCTTGAGCAGCACCAGCTCAATAACCACACCCGTCTGATGGATAAGCTTCAGGTCGATGCTGGCTGGGAACGTTCGGTTGAAACCGTTTTGGGCGCTAGCCTGCAGGCCGTGTGCCTGGATAGCCTTGATCCTGTCGCTGACGCGCTGGGTGCGTTAGAGCAGGGATCGCTGGTACTGCTGGAGGCTGGTGCAGGCCAGCAATCTACCCCTTCGTTAAGTGAGTTGCCCCTGCTGGAAGATAAAGTGATCAGCGGTCAGGAAGCTCTGTCCTTATTGGCTGGAATCTATGCCGCAGATTCACTGGAAACGGCGCTTTCCCTGCGCGCAAAACTCCAGGCTGGCGAATCGATCATTACACCGGATGGCATTTGGCTCTCTTCCGGCTGGCTGCGGGTCAACCGGGGTGTCGATAATAACGCCGGTGTGCTGGAACGTCAGAAAGAGATGGACGCGCTGGGTGACAAGCTGACAACTCTGGAAGAAAGCAGCCTGCTATTGAAAGAGCAGCTGGAAGGCGCAAGGGCAAAACTCGAACAGCATGAGACTCAGCGGGAGCAGCTGCAAAAGCAGCTGTCCGAGCTCAACCGGAACCAGGGTGAGGTGCGGGCAGATCTTGGTGCCCGAAAGGTCCGGTTAGAACAGTTTTCCGAGCGCCGTCGACGCCTTGAGCAGGAACTGCAGGAAGTCAGGGAGCAGTATGGGCTGGAGCAGGAGGTGATTGGCGAGTCCCGCATGCGTCTGCAGGAAGCTCTGGACCACATGGAAGAAGACATTGGTCGTCGGGAAGCGATGCAGGAGCAACGTGAAAAGCTTCAGGCCCGTCTCGAAGAAGTACGTCATCAGGCCCGTTTTGATCAGGAGCGAGCCCATCAACTTGCCCTTCGCCAGCAATCCATCAATACCCAGATAGCCTCTCTGAAAGCAGCCATTGAGCGTTTGAGCCAGCAGTCTACCAAGCTCCGGGAGCGGCGGGAGTTTCTCCGGGAGTCCATGTCTGAATCCAACTCACCAGAGGGGGATCTGCGGGAACAGCTGGAGGAGATGCTGGCCAGACGCCTTGAGCAGGAAGAGACGATGCAGCAGGCCCGGATGGCGCTTGAAGAAGTGGAGCAGCGGATTCGTGCTGGCGAGAAGGTTCGCCACAGTGCTGAGCAGCAGGCGCAGAAAATTCGCGAACAGTTGGAAAAGCTGAGGATGGACTGGCAGGGCATGCAGGTTCGTCGCACGACGCTGGCTGAACAGCTGAAAGAGGATCAGTTTGATCTGGCAACGGTACTTGAGAACCTTCCGGATGACGCATCTGAACAGCAATGGGAGCAGGAGCTGGAACGGATCGCCGCACGCATTGAACGTTTGGGCGCGATTAACCTGGCGGCTATTGAGGAGTACGAAACCCAGTCAGAGCGCAAACAGTATCTGGATGCCCAGAACGATGACCTGGAGTCAGCACTGAATACGCTGGAGAATGCCATTCGCAAGATCGACAAGGAGACCCGTCAACGGTTCAAAATGACGTTCGATAAGGTCAATGCCGGTCTTCAGGAGTTGTTCCCCCGGGTATTCGGCGGTGGTCAGGCCTATCTGGCCTTAACCGGAGAAGACCTGCTGGATACCGGAGTGGCTATAATGGCTCAGCCCCCCGGCAAGAAAAACAGTACGATCCATCTGCTTTCCGGTGGTGAAAAGGCGCTGACGGCGATTGCCCTGGTATTTGCCATCTTCCAGTTGAATCCGTCGCCTTTCTGTATGCTGGATGAGGTGGACGCCCCTCTGGACGATGCCAACGTTGGGCGGTATGCCAAAATGGTTTCTGAAATGAGTGATAAAGTGCAGTTTGTGTACATCACTCACAACAAAATTGCCATGCAGGCGGCCAGTCAGCTGGTGGGTGTCACCATGCATGAGCCGGGTGTATCCAGACCGGTATCGGTGGATATTGAGCAGGCGGCGGCGATGGCTGAGTTGTAA
- a CDS encoding chromosome segregation SMC family protein, with amino-acid sequence MRLKSIKLAGFKSFVDPTTVHFPSNMCGVVGPNGCGKSNIIDAVRWVMGESSAKHLRGESMTDVIFKGSNSRKPANQASVELIFDNNEGRVTGEFAAYREISVKRTVNSDAKNTYFLNGSKCRRKDIMDIFLGTGLGPRSYAIISQGIISNLIESKPEELRVFIEEAAGISRYKERRRETENRIRRTNENLERLTDLREELGRQLGHLQRQAQAAEKYKEYKAEERLKRPSCKP; translated from the coding sequence ATGCGTTTAAAATCCATCAAACTGGCCGGATTCAAATCGTTTGTGGACCCCACAACGGTTCACTTTCCCTCCAATATGTGTGGGGTGGTAGGCCCCAACGGTTGTGGCAAGTCGAATATTATTGATGCGGTTCGCTGGGTCATGGGGGAATCGTCCGCCAAGCATTTGCGTGGCGAGTCCATGACTGACGTTATCTTTAAAGGGTCCAACAGTCGTAAGCCTGCCAATCAGGCGTCTGTGGAGCTGATCTTTGATAATAACGAAGGGCGGGTCACCGGAGAGTTTGCTGCGTACCGGGAAATCTCGGTCAAGCGAACGGTTAACTCCGATGCCAAGAACACCTATTTTCTCAATGGCAGCAAGTGCCGCCGTAAAGATATTATGGACATCTTCCTGGGCACCGGTCTTGGACCCAGGAGTTACGCCATTATCAGTCAGGGCATTATCTCCAATCTGATTGAATCCAAACCGGAAGAGCTTCGGGTATTTATCGAAGAAGCGGCCGGTATCTCCCGCTACAAGGAGCGCCGTCGTGAGACGGAAAACCGCATCCGCCGAACCAATGAAAACCTTGAACGACTAACTGACCTGCGGGAAGAGCTGGGGCGTCAGCTTGGCCACCTGCAACGGCAGGCTCAGGCGGCGGAAAAGTACAAAGAGTACAAAGCCGAGGAACGGCTAAAAAGGCCCAGCTGCAAGCCTTGA
- the ccmI gene encoding c-type cytochrome biogenesis protein CcmI, which translates to MMEFWLVAALLIAIAVLVSVWPLIKPVVSAPGEDESEESANVASFRDQMADLDWQLQQGLVSAGEAERLKLELRQKLADELGDGQPASPYSLLKKPGFALLIALIIPVSTVLLYFKLGATTEIAVVNAMNNGNLNGEQVETVLKEWVAKRPENNQALFMLGSHYLRTGKLEEAVNTYRHLASISNGHPQVTAELAQVLFLSSNNVVTPEIRELYLQTLLKDSQNTTALGLKGIDAFTRGNYQDAIAAWQLALTHEVDPAARQSLSAGINQARAMLGDTVVALRVMIDLAPELGELPDDARVVVFARPAGDAKQPPLVAVPLSVGDLPREVLLDDNSAMMMGGQLLSSIESLDITARISLTGNVMSPDYQVQAKGVKTTATEPVRLTFTPAG; encoded by the coding sequence ATGATGGAGTTCTGGTTGGTAGCCGCATTGCTGATTGCCATTGCCGTACTGGTTTCGGTCTGGCCATTGATAAAGCCAGTCGTTTCAGCACCCGGTGAGGATGAGTCTGAAGAGTCTGCAAACGTTGCCAGTTTCCGTGACCAGATGGCAGATCTGGACTGGCAGCTGCAACAGGGGCTGGTGTCAGCAGGAGAAGCGGAAAGGTTGAAACTGGAGTTACGGCAGAAACTGGCGGATGAGTTGGGTGATGGGCAGCCAGCAAGCCCGTACTCTCTGTTGAAGAAACCGGGGTTTGCACTGCTAATTGCTCTGATAATACCTGTGTCCACCGTACTCCTCTATTTTAAGCTGGGTGCCACCACTGAGATTGCTGTGGTCAACGCCATGAACAATGGCAACCTCAATGGTGAGCAGGTGGAAACGGTACTTAAAGAGTGGGTGGCCAAGCGGCCGGAGAATAATCAGGCGCTGTTCATGCTGGGCAGCCATTACCTGAGAACAGGCAAGCTGGAGGAAGCAGTTAACACCTACCGGCACCTTGCCAGTATCAGTAATGGCCATCCCCAGGTCACTGCGGAACTGGCGCAGGTGCTGTTTTTAAGCAGTAATAATGTGGTAACGCCTGAAATTCGCGAACTCTATCTGCAGACACTGCTGAAAGATAGCCAGAATACCACCGCATTGGGATTGAAGGGGATTGATGCCTTTACCAGAGGCAACTATCAGGACGCCATTGCCGCCTGGCAGCTGGCGTTGACCCATGAAGTGGATCCTGCAGCCCGGCAGTCATTGAGTGCGGGTATTAATCAGGCGCGTGCAATGCTCGGTGATACCGTGGTTGCCCTTCGGGTCATGATCGATCTGGCCCCTGAGCTGGGTGAGTTGCCAGATGATGCGCGGGTGGTGGTCTTTGCCCGGCCAGCCGGTGATGCCAAACAGCCTCCGCTGGTGGCTGTGCCACTGAGTGTTGGAGATCTTCCCAGGGAAGTCTTGCTTGATGATAACAGCGCCATGATGATGGGCGGACAGCTGCTGTCATCCATCGAGAGTCTTGATATCACCGCACGGATCAGCCTCACTGGCAATGTAATGTCCCCTGATTATCAAGTGCAGGCAAAAGGAGTGAAAACCACGGCAACTGAGCCTGTCAGGCTGACATTTACGCCGGCGGGTTAA
- a CDS encoding cytochrome c-type biogenesis protein — MIQRITSRLIVLLLTVLFMGTAYGVIDSYEFSTPEQEQRFFELTNELRCPKCQNQSIGDSNAPIAQDLRREVHRLLNEGADNQTVIDFMLARYGDFVLYKPRLAGINLVLWLGPLLLLLVGLTVLIVVVHKHKATASESAPAAPDEHNADKELLDKKLNRFLTDYLTTHSSEDNKTDGKE; from the coding sequence ATGATACAGCGCATAACCTCCCGATTGATCGTTCTGCTATTGACCGTACTGTTTATGGGAACAGCCTATGGTGTGATCGACTCCTATGAGTTTTCGACACCGGAACAGGAACAGCGTTTTTTCGAGCTGACCAATGAGCTGCGTTGTCCAAAGTGTCAAAACCAGTCCATAGGCGATTCTAATGCGCCCATTGCCCAGGATCTTCGGCGGGAAGTGCACCGGCTGTTAAATGAAGGCGCAGATAACCAGACAGTTATCGATTTTATGCTGGCCCGCTACGGAGACTTCGTGCTTTACAAACCCCGTCTTGCCGGTATCAATCTGGTGCTCTGGCTTGGGCCTTTGCTTCTGCTGTTGGTGGGTTTGACAGTACTTATTGTGGTGGTTCACAAGCATAAGGCAACGGCTTCGGAATCGGCACCAGCGGCTCCCGATGAACATAACGCAGACAAAGAGTTACTGGACAAAAAGCTGAACAGATTCCTGACAGACTATTTGACCACACACTCATCAGAAGATAATAAAACGGACGGTAAAGAGTAA
- a CDS encoding DsbE family thiol:disulfide interchange protein, with translation MKRRLQLFLPLAIFLGLCLMFYVALFRENPGELPSALLDQTLPTFELPTVKNPDKKVTRESLLGEVALINVWATWCPACRVEHPYLVDLANKGVPIYGVNYKDDQPEARKWLKTLHDPYRFSINDKSGSLGIDLGVYGAPETYLIDHQGVIRYKHVGIVDANVWKNDLEPRFRHLQKQVRQAQANNREGEAK, from the coding sequence ATGAAGCGACGATTGCAACTGTTTTTACCACTGGCGATCTTTCTCGGGCTTTGCCTGATGTTTTATGTGGCGCTGTTCCGGGAGAACCCGGGCGAGCTGCCCTCTGCCCTGCTGGATCAGACTTTGCCAACATTCGAGCTGCCAACGGTGAAAAATCCAGACAAAAAAGTGACCAGAGAGAGCCTGCTGGGTGAAGTCGCCCTGATCAATGTCTGGGCTACCTGGTGTCCTGCCTGTCGTGTCGAGCACCCCTATCTGGTGGATCTAGCCAATAAAGGCGTACCCATTTACGGTGTGAACTACAAGGATGATCAGCCTGAAGCCAGAAAGTGGTTGAAGACGCTGCACGACCCTTATCGTTTCAGTATCAATGATAAGAGTGGTTCACTGGGCATTGATCTGGGTGTTTACGGGGCACCGGAAACCTATTTGATCGATCATCAGGGCGTCATCCGTTATAAGCATGTCGGCATTGTTGATGCCAATGTCTGGAAGAATGACCTTGAGCCCAGATTCCGGCACTTGCAAAAACAAGTGCGCCAGGCACAGGCAAATAACCGTGAAGGGGAGGCCAAATGA
- a CDS encoding heme lyase CcmF/NrfE family subunit, protein MVAEAGLLALIIALCLSLLLSIFPLVGSYTNNLRLMNQARSLSWGLFAFVGFSFLCLVWAFVTDDFSVDYVARHSNSLLPVQYKVSATWGGHEGSLLMWVLILVGWMALVAVKSDRLPPELSARVLSVMGMITVGFLLFTLLTSNPFNRILPFPPEDGADLNPLLQDFGLIVHPPMLYMGYVGFAVAFAFAIAALLGGQLDTAWARWARPWTTVAWVFLTLGISLGSWWAYYELGWGGWWFWDPVENASLMPWLVGTALMHSLAVTEKRGLFKSWTLLLAIFTFSLSLLGTFLVRSGVLTSVHAFANDPERGVFILFYLMIVVGASLTLFALRAPEVRSRISFSMASRETLLLVNNILLTASAATVLLGTLFPLLLESLDMGMISVGPPYFNFVFVPMAMLLAFALGFGVLLNWKNGSVKWLVSQTQWIFLVSILGGLGFSLFYGNALAKGFLVSEVLAMALVLWIVLTMGRDILNKTRNTRAKAGLVDALKRLKPAYYGMHLAHLGLAVTIVGVAITSGYSSQRDLRMAPGDRVTLGEYQFRFDGVSLQPGPNYTSNYGSVTVYKNGRQIAVLHPEKRVYTAQQMPMSEASIDPGLTRDIYVALGEPLGDDGSWALRLHIKPFVRWIWLGSLFMGLGGVLAISDRRYRMKVRQKVNALRPLGNEGVASA, encoded by the coding sequence ATGGTAGCTGAAGCTGGCCTGCTGGCTCTGATTATTGCCTTGTGCCTGAGTCTGTTACTCAGCATTTTTCCGCTGGTGGGCAGTTACACCAATAATCTCCGGTTGATGAATCAGGCCCGCTCCCTGTCCTGGGGACTGTTTGCCTTTGTTGGCTTTTCGTTCTTGTGTCTGGTCTGGGCATTTGTTACCGACGACTTTTCGGTGGATTACGTCGCCAGGCATTCAAACAGCCTGTTGCCCGTACAGTATAAAGTCAGTGCCACCTGGGGCGGACACGAAGGGTCGCTGCTGATGTGGGTGCTGATTCTGGTTGGCTGGATGGCGCTGGTGGCTGTCAAGAGTGACCGCCTGCCCCCTGAGTTGTCCGCCCGGGTGCTCTCGGTTATGGGGATGATTACCGTTGGCTTTTTGCTGTTTACTCTGCTGACGTCCAACCCGTTTAACCGGATTCTGCCTTTCCCACCGGAGGATGGGGCCGATCTTAACCCTCTTTTGCAGGACTTTGGCCTTATCGTTCACCCCCCTATGCTGTACATGGGTTACGTGGGGTTTGCCGTTGCTTTTGCCTTTGCCATTGCCGCTCTGCTGGGTGGCCAGCTGGATACCGCCTGGGCCCGATGGGCAAGGCCATGGACGACAGTGGCATGGGTGTTCCTGACCCTTGGGATTTCCCTGGGAAGCTGGTGGGCCTATTACGAGCTTGGCTGGGGTGGCTGGTGGTTCTGGGATCCGGTGGAAAATGCTTCTCTGATGCCCTGGCTGGTGGGAACAGCGCTGATGCACTCCCTGGCAGTGACAGAAAAACGCGGTCTGTTTAAGAGTTGGACGTTACTGCTGGCCATTTTCACCTTCTCATTAAGTTTGCTGGGCACGTTCCTGGTTCGCTCCGGTGTGCTCACCTCGGTCCACGCCTTTGCCAATGATCCGGAACGAGGGGTCTTTATCCTCTTTTATCTGATGATTGTTGTCGGTGCATCACTGACGCTGTTTGCCCTCAGGGCACCTGAGGTACGCAGTCGTATCAGCTTTTCCATGGCATCCCGGGAAACGCTGCTGCTGGTCAATAATATTTTGCTGACCGCCAGTGCCGCCACCGTGCTGCTTGGAACATTATTCCCGCTGCTGCTGGAATCCCTCGATATGGGCATGATTTCGGTAGGGCCTCCTTACTTCAATTTTGTCTTTGTGCCAATGGCCATGTTGCTGGCGTTTGCCCTGGGGTTTGGGGTTCTGCTCAACTGGAAGAACGGTTCCGTGAAATGGCTGGTCAGCCAGACCCAATGGATTTTTCTGGTATCCATTCTGGGTGGTTTAGGGTTCAGCCTGTTCTATGGTAACGCTTTGGCAAAGGGCTTCCTGGTCAGTGAAGTGCTGGCTATGGCCCTGGTGCTGTGGATCGTGCTGACCATGGGCCGGGATATTCTGAATAAAACCCGAAACACCCGGGCAAAAGCCGGGCTGGTTGATGCGTTAAAACGGTTGAAACCAGCGTATTACGGAATGCATCTGGCGCATCTGGGGCTGGCAGTCACCATTGTTGGTGTGGCCATCACCAGTGGCTACAGCAGCCAGCGTGATTTGCGCATGGCTCCCGGTGACCGGGTAACGCTTGGTGAGTATCAGTTCCGTTTTGATGGTGTCAGTTTACAGCCCGGCCCTAATTACACCTCCAACTATGGGTCTGTCACTGTCTACAAAAATGGTCGTCAAATAGCGGTGTTGCATCCTGAGAAGCGAGTCTATACCGCACAGCAAATGCCTATGAGCGAGGCTTCTATTGACCCCGGATTAACCCGCGATATTTACGTTGCCCTGGGTGAACCATTGGGTGATGACGGCAGCTGGGCGTTGCGACTTCATATCAAGCCTTTTGTCCGCTGGATCTGGCTGGGTTCCCTGTTTATGGGACTGGGTGGTGTGCTGGCGATCTCAGACCGGCGCTACAGAATGAAAGTTCGTCAGAAAGTGAATGCATTGAGACCACTGGGTAATGAGGGAGTAGCCAGCGCATGA
- the ccmE gene encoding cytochrome c maturation protein CcmE, which translates to MNAVRKQRLILVLLLLAGVGVAVALMLFALRENINHYFSPAQMAAGEAPVGQRMRGGGLVVPGSVERDTESLKVSFRITDGAGEITVHYEGILPDLFVEGSGVVALGTLGDDGVFAATEVLAKHDENYMPPEVQKAIDEAHPGYTRPTVQTTAQSELRSLQDGS; encoded by the coding sequence ATGAATGCAGTTCGCAAACAGAGATTAATACTCGTATTACTGCTGCTGGCAGGCGTTGGGGTGGCAGTGGCTCTGATGTTGTTTGCATTGCGCGAGAACATTAATCACTACTTTTCACCTGCTCAGATGGCTGCCGGTGAAGCTCCGGTAGGTCAGCGGATGCGCGGTGGTGGCCTGGTTGTTCCGGGTTCTGTTGAGCGTGATACCGAAAGCCTGAAGGTCAGTTTTCGCATCACGGATGGAGCCGGAGAGATAACGGTGCACTATGAAGGTATTTTGCCCGACCTGTTTGTTGAAGGCTCTGGAGTTGTTGCCCTGGGAACGCTTGGCGATGACGGTGTTTTTGCCGCGACGGAAGTCCTGGCCAAGCATGATGAAAACTATATGCCGCCGGAAGTGCAGAAAGCCATTGATGAGGCACATCCCGGTTACACCAGGCCGACGGTACAAACCACTGCTCAAAGTGAGCTGAGGAGTCTGCAAGATGGTAGCTGA
- the ccmD gene encoding heme exporter protein CcmD: MSMYFDSWSGFLVMEGHGLYVWSAYAMALAVIAYNLIAPFMARRRILAQLAAQVRRQERLVQRKVIVNEVTTGRGDNNENRSANPENTQLKHRPGRQEEGSESVERSAQ; the protein is encoded by the coding sequence ATGTCTATGTATTTTGACAGTTGGAGCGGTTTTCTGGTCATGGAGGGGCACGGCCTCTACGTCTGGAGTGCCTATGCGATGGCTTTGGCCGTGATTGCTTACAATCTGATTGCACCGTTTATGGCCAGGCGGCGGATACTCGCACAGTTAGCTGCACAAGTGAGAAGGCAAGAGCGATTGGTGCAAAGAAAAGTGATCGTGAATGAGGTCACTACCGGCAGAGGTGATAACAATGAGAATCGCTCTGCCAACCCTGAAAACACACAACTAAAACATCGCCCCGGGCGACAGGAAGAAGGCTCTGAGTCTGTAGAGAGGAGTGCTCAATGA
- a CDS encoding heme ABC transporter permease yields MNWTFFHKLGSPKWFYDISGKWLPWLQVSSLVLILVALVWGLAFTPPDYLQGNSYRIIFIHVPASFLAQSIYMMMATAAAVTLIWRIKLADMALKVMAPVGASFCILSLVTGAIWGQPTWGTWWVWDARLTSMLILLFLYIGIIALRGAIHTTEAAAKACAILSLVGVVNIPIIKFSVDWWNTLHQGATLKLTEKPSMAPEMLWPLLLAILGFYLFFTMVTVLRLRIEIISRERKTRWVKELVS; encoded by the coding sequence ATGAACTGGACGTTTTTTCATAAGTTGGGTTCTCCCAAGTGGTTTTATGATATCAGCGGTAAGTGGTTGCCCTGGCTTCAGGTGTCCTCCCTGGTGCTGATATTGGTGGCGCTGGTCTGGGGGCTGGCGTTTACCCCTCCGGATTACCTGCAGGGCAACAGTTACCGCATCATCTTTATCCATGTGCCTGCTTCGTTCCTTGCCCAGTCGATCTATATGATGATGGCAACCGCCGCTGCTGTGACCCTGATCTGGCGAATCAAACTGGCAGATATGGCGCTGAAAGTCATGGCACCTGTCGGGGCTTCCTTCTGCATACTCTCTCTGGTTACCGGAGCCATCTGGGGACAACCGACCTGGGGCACCTGGTGGGTATGGGATGCCCGCCTGACCTCCATGCTGATTCTGCTCTTTCTCTATATCGGTATTATCGCCCTGCGCGGTGCTATCCACACCACAGAGGCCGCCGCAAAAGCCTGCGCCATTCTCAGCCTGGTGGGGGTGGTCAACATCCCGATCATCAAGTTTTCGGTGGATTGGTGGAATACCCTTCATCAGGGTGCCACATTGAAACTGACTGAAAAACCTTCCATGGCCCCGGAAATGCTGTGGCCCCTGTTATTGGCCATTCTCGGATTTTATCTGTTTTTTACGATGGTCACGGTGCTTCGTCTACGTATAGAAATTATCAGTCGTGAAAGAAAGACCCGTTGGGTTAAAGAGCTGGTGAGCTGA